In one Leishmania major strain Friedlin complete genome, chromosome 13 genomic region, the following are encoded:
- a CDS encoding metallo-peptidase, Clan ME, Family M16, which translates to MLRRVVAPAPVSATAACAGQARSIYEYKFGQTPLTQPFGGTSRLPPGPSSNPAPVAPGKVEITKLHNGARVITHNLGGPSVSVGAYILAGPAYDPPSAPGAGAMMHLALTTSNYNNSLFQLDRNIRSVGAAQSHFEKHKHYIGIRIDARADKWKSAASTSSFSQRRQLQNQKQAEQQFSLNLVQDNIFTCIAAPRFHEPDVERFRDTIDNQVEELRWQCPAEYAKQMLETVAFYREPLGNPRFVPAMSNSIISSSVLLEQYSRYIVPSRVVVAGVNVDHAALIAEYENTPFPHSASAPHHARAQPCVVNWKDEASQYTGGERHDHEDRPKVMGTKPDMDPESIIAVGWLAYGKDRKMVKDHAASMVVGALMDIGFSGCMRCGAPDEMHEHTGLRAFYNPYQTAGLIGFTAKAEPQAAVRMVTDAVKMVRASQASVADSMLSVAKKMAKTQFMVQTVDTIRDYCDYLGTCLAVDSDSTLATSVEEVVDAINSVNAADVKRVYEKMFSNKTSLYGHGEMLGFPSMRQMGL; encoded by the coding sequence ATGCTCCGCCGTGTAGTCGCTCCGGCCCCGGTGTCGGCCACCGCAGCCTGCGCTGGGCAGGCTCGCAGCATCTACGAGTACAAGTTTGGTCAGACCCCCCTGACCCAACCGTTTGGCGGAACCTCTCGCCTGCCGCCTGGCCCCTCGTCGAATCCTGCCCCGGTTGCTCCCGGGAAGGTGGAGATCACGAAGCTGCACAACGGCGCGCGCGTCATCACGCACAACCTCGGTGGACCGTCGGTGTCCGTTGGTGCCTACATACTCGCCGGCCCCGCGTACGACCCACCGAGCGCGCCGGGCGCGGGAGCCATGATGCACCTTGCCCTGACGACGAGCAACTACAATAATTCTCTGTTCCAGCTTGACCGCAACATTCGCAgtgtcggcgccgcccagTCGCACTTCGAGAAGCACAAGCACTACATTGGCATTCGCATCGACGCCCGCGCCGACAAATGGAAGAGCGCTGCGTCGACGTCATCGTTttcacagcggcggcagctgcagaaccAGAAGCAAGCGGAGCAGCAGTTCTCGTTGAATCTGGTGCAGGACAACATCTTTACCTGCATCGCAGCGCCACGCTTCCACGAGCCGGATGTGGAGCGCTTCCGTGACACCATTGACAACCAGGTCGAGGAGCTCCGCTGGCAATGCCCGGCCGAGTACGCGAAGCAGATGCTGGAGACGGTTGCCTTCTACCGTGAGCCGCTCGGCAACCCTCGCTTCGTGCCGGCGATGAGCAACAGCATCATTTCGAGCAGCGTACTGCTGGAGCAGTACAGCCGCTACATCGTGCCGtcgcgcgtcgtcgtcgccggcgtcaACGTCGATCACGCCGCGCTGATTGCCGAGTATGAGAACACCCCGTTCCCACactccgcctccgcgccgcACCACGCCCGCGCGCAGCCGTGCGTGGTGAACTGGAAGGATGAGGCCTCTCAGTACACTGGGGGCGAGCGCCACGACCACGAGGACCGCCCCAAGGTGATGGGCACGAAGCCGGACATGGACCCGGAGtccatcatcgccgtcggctgGCTCGCCTACGGCAAGGACAGGAAGATGGTGAAGGACCACGCCGCCTCAATGGTCGTGGGGGCGCTGATGGACATCGGGTTCAGCGGCtgcatgcgctgcggcgccccGGATGAAATGCACGAGCACACGGGCCTACGCGCCTTCTACAACCCCTACCAAACGGCTGGCCTGATCGGCTTCACGGCGAAGGCAGAGCcgcaggcagcggtgcgcatgGTGACGGACGCTGTGAAGATGGTGCGAGCGAGCCAGGCCTCTGTCGCGGACTCGATGCTGTCCGTGGCGAAGAAAATGGCGAAAACACAGTTCATGGTGCAGACGGTCGACACCATCCGCGACTACTGCGACTACCTCGGAACCTGCCTCGCCGTGGATAGCGACTCGACCCTAGCCACATCGGTGGAAGAAGTTGTCGACGCCATCAACTCTGTCAACGCGGCGGATGTGAAGAGGGTGTACGAGAAGATGTTCTCGAACAAAACCAGCCTGTACGGCCACGGCGAGATGCTCGGCTTCCCTTCCATGCGCCAGATGGGTCTGTAG